The segment CATGCCAAGTAGGGTCAATCGTCGCCGGGACCGGCCGCACACAACCCTCTCCTGCGTGAAGCATTCTGGCAGTCGCGCCTCGCTGCGTCAAGGGAGCGGCTCGGAGGGTGTCGACGGCGCGAGAGGGATCGCGGTTTGAGGGAAGGGCGCAGCGCCGGGCGTCTTGTTGACGGTAGGGGGCGGGGGGCGTATGATGAGCGGAGGTATTTTACAGTTGTTAACAATCGGCTTTGGGGAACGAAACGGGGGGAGAAGATTGCGGATTTCGGATTTCGGATTGCGGATTGAAAGACGACGGCAAACGGCAAACAACAATGACCAAGAACGAAACGGCAAAATCGCACATCGACATGTTTAGCCGCGACCCGTAGGGGAGCGGGGACGTGGAAACGGCAAACGGCGAGCAGGAGCGGGATATGAAACGTAAGAGCGCGGCGCGAATCATTTTGGCGGCGGGGGTGGTGGCGGCCGCCTGGGCGGGCGCGGCGCACGGCCAGGTCGGCGGACCGACGGCGGTGTACCTGGAGCCGGCCGAGCGGCGGACCGTTCGCCAGACGGTCGAACTGCCTGGGACGGCCGAGGCGATCCGCCGGAGCACCGTGAGCGCGGAGACCGCCGGCCGCGTCGAGGCGATGGTCGCCGACGAGGGCGACTTCGTCCGGGCGGGGCAGGCGGTGTGCCAGATGCGGCGGTTGCCTGTGGAACTCGAGCTGAAGCAGGCCGAGGGACAGCTGGTCGCCGCCAGGGCGGAACTGAAGAAACTCGAGGAAGGTTACCGTTCCGAAGAGGTGCGTAAGGCGGAGGCCCAGGCGTCGGCGGCGCGGGCAGGCCTGGAAAAGTGGGAACTGGAATACGCGCGGACGAAACGGCTCCTGGCCGAGGGGGCGAGCACGGCCGCCGAGATGGAGACGGTCGAGGCCTCCTATCGGCAGGCCAAGGAATCGCTCGCCGAGGCCCAGGCGAATCTGGATCTCGTCAAGAGCGGGTACCGGGCGGAGGACGTGGAACAGGCGCGGGGGCGGGCGGCCGCCCAGGAAGCGACGGTCGGGCAACTGCGGGACACGCTGGAGAAGATGACCATCACCATGCCCTACGACGGCTTCGTCGTGAAGAAACACTGCGAGGCGGGCGAGTGGCGGAGGCAGGGCGACCCCGTGGTCGAGATCGTGGATTTGTCGGTCGTGCGGTTGCTGCTGGACGTGCCGGAGCGATACGCCGGCGATCTGGAGAAAGGGGCGTCGACGCCGGTTGGGTTCGAGAGTCTCACGGACCGCGAGTTCGTAGGGAAGGTGTCGCAGATCGTTCCGGCCTCCGCGGCGGGGACGCACACGATCCCGGTGCGGGTGGACATTGCGAATCCGATTGAGGACGGCAGGCCCGCCATTGCCGCGGGGCTGTTCGGTCGGGCGTGGCTGCCGGTGGGGAAGGAGCACGCGGCCCTTTTGGTGCCGAAGGCCGCGGTGATCCGTCAGACGGGACAGGATTATGTGTACACCGTGACGGATGTGCCGCCGCCGGAAGTAAAAAAGATGATGGAAGAGGCTGCCAAGGCCGCCTCGGGAAAACCGGCCGAGGCGCCGCCGCCCGTCCCGATGCCGCCGATCCGGTACGCTGTGGCTATTCCGGTGGAGATTGTTCAGGGCTATGGCCGTTTCATGGAGGTGAAGAGCGAGAAGTTGCAGGACGGCACGCGGGTGGTGACGCGCGGCACCTACCTTTTGTCGCCGGGCGCGCTCGTGCAGGAGTATCCGAAGGAGCAGGCGGAGGCGCCGGCCGTTCCTGAGAAGGCGTCGGGGGCGTCGGGGGCAAACCGATGAATTTTATCGCCTACTGCGTCCGCCATGTGGTGCCGGTGGTGGTGGGCGTTATTCTGCTGATGCTTTTCGGCATCATCGCGATGTTCGAGATTCCGCGCCAGTTGACGCCCACCGTCGAGGTGCCGGTGGTCGGCGTGACGGTCGTGTGGCCGGGTGCTGCGCCGCAGGAGATGGAAAGCGCGATCGTCGAGCGGATAGAAGAGCAACTCAACGCCGTGGACGGTGTGCGCGAGATGACCTCGTCGAGCCGGGAGAACGCGGCCGACGTCCAGTTGGAGTTCGACTGGGGCACGGACCGGGCGCTGTCCGGCGTTGACGTCAACAACAAGTTGAACCTGGTCCGCGACCTTCCGAAGGACGCCAACAAGCCCGTCATCTATTTCGGCGAACGGATGGCCCATCCCATCGCGTTCGTCTCGCTCGTGGGGGAAGGGAAGACCGCGGGCGATCTCCGCCAGTACGCCGAGGACGTGCTCCAGCCGTACTTCAAGCGGATCTCCGGCGTCAGCCGCGTGGATATTTACGGCGGCCGCGATCGCTGCGTCGAGGTCGCCTTCGATCCCTACAAGTTGGCGTCGCACCGTGTCACGCCGATGGAACTCGGGGCGCTTCTGGCGAGCGAGAACCGCAACACCCCCGCCGGCCGCATCAACGAGGAGAAGAACCGCTGGCCCGTCCGTACGGTCGGCGAATTCCGCACCAACGAGGACATTGAAGCCGTCGTCCTGCGCCGGCCGAATATGCCCGACGTGCGCCTGGCGGACCTCGTCAAAGCCGACATCCATGCCTACAAGGATGCGGAGAACTACGTCCGCATCGACGGCCAGAGCGGCATCGTCCTGGCGGTCCAGAAGAAAACGGGCGAGAACGTCGTGAGCATCATCCGGGATGTTTACGCGGCGGTTGATGATCTGAACAAGGGGCTTCTGGCCCGGCAGAAAATGAAGTTGGGCGTCGAGTACGACGAGGCCGCCTACGTGGACCAGGCCATCAATCTCCTGAAGGAAAACGTCTGGATTTCGGCCGTTCTGGCCGCGCTCGTCCTCGTGTTTTTCCTCCGCAGCGGATGGTCGATCCTGACGATCGGCGTGTCGATTCCCATCAGTTTCATCGCGACGTTCATTTTTATGTGGCTCATGGGCCGCACCCTGAACGTCATCAGCCTCGCGGGCATGGCGTTTGCCGTCGGTATGTTGGTTGATAACTCCATCGTGGTCCTCGAGAACATTTATCGGCACCGCGAGATGGGCAAGAACGCCGTCCAGGCGGCCCTCGACGGCGCCCAGGAAGTGTGGCTGGCGGTCCTCGCCTCCACGCTGACGACTGTGGCGGTGTTCCTGCCGGTGTTCTTTATCAAGGAGGAGGCGGGACAACTCTTCCGTGACATTTCGCTCGCGATCTCCATCAGCGTGACGCTCTCCCTGATCGTGTCCGTGACGGTGGTTCCGACGATGGCGGCCCGGGTGCTGCGCACCGCCAGGGCGGCCGACGTGGCGGCATTGGGCTGGGGCGGCTGGGTGGGCAAGTACCTTCTTTTCGGATGGCTCGGCGGGGGCTTCAAGGACGCCGTCGTCCGGCTGGTGCGGTGGACGCTGGCCACGATGACGCGCCGCCTGGGTGTGGCGGCCCTGATCATCGGCGTCTTTAGCGCCCTGATGGTTTTTTTCGCCATCAAGACCCCCACCACCTACCTGCCGCTGGGGAACCAGAACTTTGTTCTCGGCTACGTCATCACCGAGGCGGGGGCCAGCGTGGACCACAATCTGGAGATCGCCAAGGAGATCGAACGCCGTGTCCGCCGGCTGCCGCAACTCCGGCGGTTCTTCATTGTGACCATGCCGGACGTAATGTTCTTTGGCGCCCGTGCCGCGACCGGCAACGAAGCCCGCGGGATGACCTCGGCGATATCGGCCGCCATGGGCAACCAGCCGCCGCCCATGATGCCGGCGCGCTATCGCGGCGTGTGGTGGAAAGCGAACGGCCAATACTATCAGAAGCCCATCGCGGGCATTCAGGTCATGGCGGAACAGGTAGGCCTCTTCCAGCGTCGCGGATTCGCGGGCGGGCAAAGCGTCACCGTCACCATCCGCGGCGACGACATTGATGAACTCTATCGCATCGCCGGCGTCATGAAGCCGATGCTGGAGCAGACGGAGGGGATTCAGTTCATCAACCCGAGTTTCAAACTGGGGAACTGGGAACTCCGGCCCGTCGTGGATCGCAAGCGCGCCGCCGACGCCGGCATGACGGCCACCGACATCGGCTATGTCGTGGCGTCGCTTGTCAACGGGGTCAAGGTGGACGATTTCCGGCAGGAGAACGGGCGCGAGATCGATTTGATGCTTCGCGCCGACCCCAGGTTCCGCGAGCATATCGACCGATTGGGGGACATTCCCGTCTGGACGCCGGTCGGACGCGTGGTCGCCCTCGGCCAGGTGGCGCCCCTGGAACCCGCCGCAGGGTTCAACGTCATCGAGCACACCGAGCAGCAGCGCAGCGTCGGGCTCGATTGTTACGTCCAGGCCGATGTGCCCATCGGCGGCATCGTGGATCATATTCGCAATGACGTCATTAAGCCCCTCGAGGAGAATCACACGATTCCGGATACCTATGTCGTGGAGTTGCGCGGCACCGCCAGGGACCTGGCGCGGATGTGGGGCGCCCTGGAGTGGAGTTTCATCCTGGCGATGATCATTACGTACCTGCTGATGGCGGCCCTGTTTGAAAGTTTTTCCCATCCGCTCGTGATTATCCTGAGCGTGCCGCTGGCCGTCGTGGGCGGGTACGCGATGCTGTTCGTGGCGATGGGCTGGAACCTGCTCCTCGGGCAGGCGCCGCCGCTTCTGGACGTGGTGACGATGCTGGGCTTCATCATCCTCATCGGCATCATCGTCAACAACGCCATCCTCGTCGTGGCTCAGGCGCTGAACTTCATGCGGAACGAGAAGTTGCCGATGGTGGAGGCGGTCGTCGCGAGCGTCGAGAGCCGCATCCGCCCCATCTTCATGAGCACCCTGACGACCATCCTCGGCATGTTGCCGCTGGTCTTCAGGCCGGGTCCCGGGTCGGAACTCTACCAGGGTCTCGGGGCCGTCATCGTCGGCGGCCTCCTTGTCTCGACCATCTTTACGTTGATTCTGACGCCGGTTCTGTTTACCTTCGGTTTCCGATTCATGGAGTTGTGGCACGGCCTGCTGATCCGCCTGCACATCCTGGTGCCGGAGTCGGAGGGCGAGGCGCCCGGCGGCGGGCCAGGAGGCGGCGCGTAAAGGGCGGCACTCCCGTATGGCGGACCGGACGGCCAGCGACGAAGACCTGATGCGCCGCGTGCAGCAGCGCCGCGATGAAGAAGCGTTCAACCTCCTGTTCGCCCGCTACCGCGGACCGATCACCAGTTACGTGTACCGCCTCGTGGGGAACCGTGCCGAGGCGGAGTCGCTCGCGCAGGAAACCTTTCTGCGCATCCTCGAAAAGTCCGACCTGTATGATTACCCGAAACGATTCAACACGTGGTTTTACACGATCGCGCGGAACCTGGCGACGGACTTCCTGAAGAAAAAGCGGGCCGTCGTGCCGGACGATTTCCAGGGCCTCGCGGAGTCTCGCCTCGGATCCGCCGAGCCGGTGGCCGAACGCCAGGTCGCCTGGCAGGAGGAACTCGAGCGCCTGAGCCGGGCCCTCCTCGAATTGCCGGTCCCGTACCGCGAGGTCGTGGTTTTGCGGGCCCTCCAGGGCCTGTCCTATCGGGAAATCGCGGCCATCGTGGATTGCCCGGAATCCACCGCCCGGAGCCGGATGGACTACGGTTTGGACTATCTGCGGAAATTCTACCGGCGGGGAAGTGCGAAAAAAACGGACGAATCGGCCGACGAAACGCCTCCTTAGTCGTATAACTTCGCAGATGGGCCGGAGGGGTTCGGGGCCCTTGCGGGTCGCATGTCGGCGGTACGAAGTTACGTCCGAAAACGCGTCGGGGCGTGGCGGTCATCGGATGCAAGTGAGGCGAAGGGCAGGGAGTCTATATGGATTGTCCTCGCGCACATGAATGGTACGAGTTGG is part of the Planctomycetota bacterium genome and harbors:
- a CDS encoding efflux RND transporter periplasmic adaptor subunit — encoded protein: MKRKSAARIILAAGVVAAAWAGAAHGQVGGPTAVYLEPAERRTVRQTVELPGTAEAIRRSTVSAETAGRVEAMVADEGDFVRAGQAVCQMRRLPVELELKQAEGQLVAARAELKKLEEGYRSEEVRKAEAQASAARAGLEKWELEYARTKRLLAEGASTAAEMETVEASYRQAKESLAEAQANLDLVKSGYRAEDVEQARGRAAAQEATVGQLRDTLEKMTITMPYDGFVVKKHCEAGEWRRQGDPVVEIVDLSVVRLLLDVPERYAGDLEKGASTPVGFESLTDREFVGKVSQIVPASAAGTHTIPVRVDIANPIEDGRPAIAAGLFGRAWLPVGKEHAALLVPKAAVIRQTGQDYVYTVTDVPPPEVKKMMEEAAKAASGKPAEAPPPVPMPPIRYAVAIPVEIVQGYGRFMEVKSEKLQDGTRVVTRGTYLLSPGALVQEYPKEQAEAPAVPEKASGASGANR
- a CDS encoding efflux RND transporter permease subunit → MNFIAYCVRHVVPVVVGVILLMLFGIIAMFEIPRQLTPTVEVPVVGVTVVWPGAAPQEMESAIVERIEEQLNAVDGVREMTSSSRENAADVQLEFDWGTDRALSGVDVNNKLNLVRDLPKDANKPVIYFGERMAHPIAFVSLVGEGKTAGDLRQYAEDVLQPYFKRISGVSRVDIYGGRDRCVEVAFDPYKLASHRVTPMELGALLASENRNTPAGRINEEKNRWPVRTVGEFRTNEDIEAVVLRRPNMPDVRLADLVKADIHAYKDAENYVRIDGQSGIVLAVQKKTGENVVSIIRDVYAAVDDLNKGLLARQKMKLGVEYDEAAYVDQAINLLKENVWISAVLAALVLVFFLRSGWSILTIGVSIPISFIATFIFMWLMGRTLNVISLAGMAFAVGMLVDNSIVVLENIYRHREMGKNAVQAALDGAQEVWLAVLASTLTTVAVFLPVFFIKEEAGQLFRDISLAISISVTLSLIVSVTVVPTMAARVLRTARAADVAALGWGGWVGKYLLFGWLGGGFKDAVVRLVRWTLATMTRRLGVAALIIGVFSALMVFFAIKTPTTYLPLGNQNFVLGYVITEAGASVDHNLEIAKEIERRVRRLPQLRRFFIVTMPDVMFFGARAATGNEARGMTSAISAAMGNQPPPMMPARYRGVWWKANGQYYQKPIAGIQVMAEQVGLFQRRGFAGGQSVTVTIRGDDIDELYRIAGVMKPMLEQTEGIQFINPSFKLGNWELRPVVDRKRAADAGMTATDIGYVVASLVNGVKVDDFRQENGREIDLMLRADPRFREHIDRLGDIPVWTPVGRVVALGQVAPLEPAAGFNVIEHTEQQRSVGLDCYVQADVPIGGIVDHIRNDVIKPLEENHTIPDTYVVELRGTARDLARMWGALEWSFILAMIITYLLMAALFESFSHPLVIILSVPLAVVGGYAMLFVAMGWNLLLGQAPPLLDVVTMLGFIILIGIIVNNAILVVAQALNFMRNEKLPMVEAVVASVESRIRPIFMSTLTTILGMLPLVFRPGPGSELYQGLGAVIVGGLLVSTIFTLILTPVLFTFGFRFMELWHGLLIRLHILVPESEGEAPGGGPGGGA
- a CDS encoding RNA polymerase sigma factor, producing the protein MADRTASDEDLMRRVQQRRDEEAFNLLFARYRGPITSYVYRLVGNRAEAESLAQETFLRILEKSDLYDYPKRFNTWFYTIARNLATDFLKKKRAVVPDDFQGLAESRLGSAEPVAERQVAWQEELERLSRALLELPVPYREVVVLRALQGLSYREIAAIVDCPESTARSRMDYGLDYLRKFYRRGSAKKTDESADETPP